Proteins from a genomic interval of Quercus lobata isolate SW786 chromosome 11, ValleyOak3.0 Primary Assembly, whole genome shotgun sequence:
- the LOC115968388 gene encoding cyclase-associated protein 1 yields the protein MEEKLIARLESAVARLESLSTGFGSRGLPAFDDDTAASSSDPSILAFDDLISQYLGRVSSAAEKIGGQVLEVTNVLQEAFNVQKELLIKAKQTQKPDPAGLPEFLKPLNEVMVKANALTEGRRSEFFNHLKSATDSLSALAWIAFTGKDCGMSMPIAHVEESWQMAEFYNNKVLVEYKSKDPNHVEWAKAIKELYLPGLRDYVKSHYPLGPVWSATGKPAAAPPKAPTPGAPALPPPPPASLFSSESSQASSSRPKEGMAAVFQEISSGKPVTSGLRKVTDDMKTKNRADRSGVVSAGEKGRSNSPSFSKAGPPKLELQVGRKWVVENQIGKKQLVIDDCDSKQSVYVYGCKESVLQIQGKVNNITIDKCTKMGVVFTDVVAAFEIVNCNGVEVQCQGSAPTISVDNTTGCQLYLSKESLGTSITTAKSSEINVLVPGAEPNGDWGEHSLPQQFVHTFKDGHFETTPVSHSGG from the exons atggaggagAAGCTGATAGCTCGGCTGGAATCGGCGGTGGCTCGGCTAGAGTCGTTGTCGACCGGGTTCGGGTCGAGAGGTTTACCCGCTTTCGACGACGACACGGCGGCGTCGTCGTCGGATCCGTCGATTTTGGCGTTCGACGATCTGATTTCGCAGTACTTGGGTAGGGTTTCGAGCGCGGCTGAGAAAATTGGTGGACAGGTGTTGGAGGTCACGAATGTGCTGCAAGAAGCTTTCAATGTTCAAAAGGAGCTTCTTATCAAAGCCAAACAAACTCAG AAACCTGATCCTGCTGGGTTACCTGAATTTCTCAAGCCACTGAATGAGGTGATGGTAAAAGCAAATGCATTGACAGAAGGGAGGCgatctgaattttttaaccATTTGAAGTCTGCTACTGATAGTCTTTCGGCATTGGCATGGATTGCATTTACTGGAAAAGACTGTG GTATGAGTATGCCTATTGCACATGTGGAAGAGAGTTGGCAAATGGCTGAATTTTACAACAACAAG GTTCTTGTAGAGTACAAAAGCAAAGACCCAAATCATGTTGAGTGGGCCAAAGCCATCAAGGAACTATATTTACCTGGCTTGCGGGATTATGTTAAGAGTCACTATCCATTGGGCCCAGTTTGGAGTGCCACTGGAAAACCGGCTGCTGCTCCACCAAAAGCTCCTACGCCTGGAGCCCCTGCTCTTCCACCTCCTCCACCAGCTTCTCTTTTTAGTTCAGAATCTTCTCAGGCTTCATCATCACGCCCAAAAGAAGGGATGGCTGCTGTTTTCCAAGAAATTAGTTCTGGGAAGCCTGTGACTTCAG GTCTGAGAAAGGTCACAGATGATATGAAGACAAAGAACCGTGCAGATAGAAGTGGTGTTGTTAGTGCTGGTGAAAAAGGTCGTTCAAATTCGCCTTCATTTTCTAAAGCAGGACCACCAAAGTTAGAGCTTCAAGTGGGTCGTAA GTGGGTTGTTGAGAATCAAATTGGAAAAAAGCAATTGGTTATTGATGATTGTGATTCAAAACAATCTGTATATGTTTATGGATGCAAAGAGTCTGTCTTGCAGATTCAAG GGAAAGTCAACAATATTACAATTGACAAGTGCACTAAGATGGGAGTTGTATTTACG GATGTCGTGGCTGCTTTTGAGATTGTAAATTGCAATGGGGTTGAGGTGCAATGCCAG GGATCAGCTCCAACTATTTCTGTGGACAATACGACAGGCTGCCAGTTATATTTAAGCAAAGAATCTCTTGGCACATCTATAACAACAGCTAAGTCTAGTGAGATCAACGTATTGGTACCTGGTGCTGAGCCTAATGGTGATTGG GGGGAGCATTCTCTGCCACAACAGTTTGTTCATACATTTAAAGACGGCCACTTTGAAACTACTCCAGTCTCTCACTCCGGAGGGTAA
- the LOC115968965 gene encoding UPF0481 protein At3g47200-like: MGSGNLTRLLLQKILCSRRKLHSVAIRIAHADDIRPGAPHAIHTLNWCASVKEKLKNDEIPGESNCVCIYKVPPNMRLVKKKAYEPSIVSIGPYHHGEPRLQAMEELKWRYFHRLFNPKQQHGVELEPVMEAMEKLEEKAQSCYSDEVKLSKGQFAKMMLIDGCFIIELFKELNQKQNFTLQKLDIDKECSLIKRWMLPTLRRDLIMLENQLPLFVLCELFQLITNSSSSTKATPSLQELALRFFNPLLQRNHSDTQENQGNQPNLDESTVKGFEGKHFLDLFRSSILPNLPEKDARGKQTHMMRSMSELKEVGVKITTAKNHQSPLDISFGKWKLNMGKKLTIPPLYIDDHRGTLFRNMLAFEKCHQFCHPDVTSYLFFFDGLISSAKDVRLLHYKGIIYHSLGSNREVANLVNNLCKEVVPDNDESYLYKVVNNTNSYFNTGYARKRAILVHHYFSSWLVGISTLGAIFALYLTLIQTASGVASALGPLHDNNFCSYIRDSILLPFSGKPSTPNGPTVGEINQSDKCCGCLCTYLKNLLKGIDETKND, translated from the coding sequence atggGTAGTGGCAATCTCACTAGGCTACTCTTGCAGAAGATCTTATGCAGCAGAAGGAAACTTCATTCTGTGGCCATAAGAATAGCTCATGCAGATGATATAAGGCCAGGTGCTCCCCATGCTATCCACACGTTAAATTGGTGTGCCTCAGTGAAAGAGAAGTTGAAAAATGATGAAATTCCTGGAGAGAGCAACTGTGTCTGCATTTACAAGGTGCCTCCAAACATGCGTCTAGTGAAGAAGAAGGCATATGAACCCAGTATTGTCTCAATAGGTCCTTACCACCATGGAGAACCACGGCTACAAGCCATGGAAGAGCTCAAATGGCGATACTTTCATCGTCTCTTTAATCCAAAACAGCAGCATGGAGTAGAATTAGAGCCCGTGATGGAAGCAATGGAAAAGTTGGAAGAGAAAGCTCAAAGCTGTTACAGTGATGAAGTTAAACTTAGCAAAGGCCAATTTGCTAAGATGATGCTTATAGATGGCTGCTTCATCATTGAACTCTTCAAAGAGCTCAATCAGAAGCAAAATTTCACACTGCAGAAATTGGATATCGACAAGGAGTGTTCCTTAATCAAAAGGTGGATGCTACCAACTCTGCGTCGTGATCTAATCATGCTTGAAAATCAGCTCCCCCTGTTTGTTTTGTGTGAACTGTTCCAGTTAATTACAAATAGCAGTAGTTCTACAAAAGCAACCCCATCATTGCAAGAGCTTGCTCTTCGCTTCTTTAACCCTCTCTTGCAAAGAAATCACTCGGATACACAAGAAAATCAAGGAAACCAACCAAACTTAGATGAATCTACAGTGAAAGGGTTTGAAGGAAAgcattttcttgatcttttccGCTCTAGCATCCTCCCAAACCTCCCGGAGAAAGATGCACGAGGTAAGCAAACTCACATGATGCGCTCCATGTCAGAGCTAAAAGAGGTTGGTGTTAAGATTACCACAGCTAAAAATCATCAGAGTCCATTGGATATAAGCTTCGGGAAGTGGAAGTTGAATATGGGAAAGAAGCTGACAATTCCTCCTTTATACATTGATGATCATAGAGGCACTTTGTTTCGAAACATGTTGGCATTTGAGAAATGCCACCAGTTTTGCCATCCAGATGTCACATCAtacttgtttttctttgatgGACTCATTAGTTCAGCTAAAGATGTAAGGCTTCTCCATTATAAAGGGATTATCTACCATTCATTGGGGAGCAACAGGGAGGTGGCAAATCTTGTCAACAATCTTTGCAAGGAAGTGGTTCCGGATAATGATGAGTCCTATTTATATAAGGTTGTGAACAATACCAATTCTTACTTCAATACTGGGTATGCCAGAAAAAGAGCAATATTAGTGCACCACTACTTCAGCAGCTGGCTTGTGGGTATCTCAACTTTAGGTGCAATCTTTGCTCTTTACCTGACCCTTATTCAGACAGCATCTGGAGTTGCTAGTGCTCTGGGTCCCTTGCATGACAACAACTTCTGTTCATATATAAGAGATTCCATTTTACTTCCATTTTCTGGTAAGCCTAGCACCCCAAATGGTCCAACTGTAGGGGAGATTAACCAAAGCGACAAGTGTTGCGGATGTTTGTGTACTTAtttgaaaaatttgttgaaaggGATTGATGAGACGAAAAATGATTAA